One window of Gloeothece citriformis PCC 7424 genomic DNA carries:
- a CDS encoding photosystem I assembly protein Ycf4: protein MTKDSLVLRQEILGARRFSNYWWSTIVSIGGIGFLLAGLSSYLKVNLVLVSDPTELQFIPQGAALLFYGVAGTLLALYLWLTVLWDVGGGYNEFNKETGMAKIFRWGFPGKNRRIEFECKLDEVQSVRAQIREGLNPERCLYLRVKQRREIPLTRVGQPLPLSELENQGAELARFLGVPLEGL from the coding sequence ATGACTAAAGATAGCCTTGTCCTCCGTCAAGAAATCTTAGGAGCGCGTCGATTCAGCAATTATTGGTGGTCAACCATCGTTTCTATCGGTGGGATTGGCTTTTTGTTGGCTGGTTTGTCGAGTTACTTAAAAGTTAACTTGGTTCTAGTGAGCGATCCTACCGAATTACAATTTATTCCCCAAGGAGCAGCCCTACTCTTTTATGGAGTGGCAGGAACTCTACTAGCCCTCTATTTATGGCTAACTGTCCTATGGGATGTGGGGGGAGGCTACAACGAATTTAATAAAGAAACTGGCATGGCGAAAATTTTTCGCTGGGGATTTCCTGGAAAAAACCGTCGCATTGAATTTGAGTGTAAGCTAGATGAGGTTCAATCGGTGCGGGCCCAAATTAGAGAAGGTCTCAACCCAGAACGCTGTCTCTATTTACGGGTTAAACAACGGCGAGAAATTCCCTTAACTCGTGTTGGACAGCCTCTACCCTTATCAGAACTGGAAAATCAAGGAGCGGAGTTAGCTCGTTTTTTGGGAGTACCATTAGAAGGATTGTAA
- a CDS encoding DUF1815 family protein produces the protein MFTRLAQQHRQFVRDLVMNLQALAIALENRGYLASCYTCGHEMNSASFMVSLGENHLIRFLVSDYGITWTEMRDDRELMKLEGAEAISQLEDLADLVKYQVLPCESKVQKELLKNSQMQPV, from the coding sequence GTGTTTACACGACTAGCACAACAACACCGGCAATTTGTGAGAGATTTAGTCATGAATCTTCAAGCTCTAGCAATCGCCTTAGAAAATCGAGGTTATCTAGCTTCGTGCTACACCTGTGGCCATGAAATGAACAGCGCATCCTTTATGGTGAGCTTGGGAGAGAATCATTTAATTCGCTTCCTCGTCTCGGATTATGGGATCACTTGGACAGAAATGCGAGATGACCGCGAATTAATGAAATTAGAGGGAGCAGAAGCCATTAGTCAATTAGAAGACTTGGCGGACTTAGTGAAGTATCAAGTTCTCCCTTGTGAATCCAAAGTTCAGAAAGAGCTTCTCAAAAATTCACAAATGCAACCTGTCTAA
- a CDS encoding beta-ketoacyl-ACP synthase, with protein sequence MSVVITGVGLISCLGDLSESWQSLLTGKSGLKLHQPFPALPPRPMGLIGKTPVNLSYLSETVVKAALKQAQLSLPLRDCGVVIGSSRGCQGIWEQGLTASWLDTLPHQSAIAAARLIESEGPVLAPMAACATGMWAIAQGVELIEQGRCERVIAGAVESPITPLTLASFEKMGALATTGCYPFDKHREGLVLGEGGAVFVLESEALAQGRGASIYGRILGFGLSCDAYHVSTPEPSFKNAAIAVKSCLERSGLQPRDIDYIHTHGTSTQLNDRREAQLIQQLFSHRVGVSSTKGATGHTLGASGAMALAFCVLALHHQQLPPCVGLRNSDFDLNFITQPYQQDVKSVLCFCFGFGGQNAIIALNN encoded by the coding sequence GTGAGCGTTGTGATCACCGGTGTCGGGTTAATTTCCTGTTTAGGAGATTTATCCGAGAGTTGGCAAAGTTTACTGACGGGAAAATCGGGTCTGAAACTCCATCAACCCTTTCCAGCTTTGCCTCCTCGTCCTATGGGATTAATTGGAAAAACTCCAGTTAATCTCTCGTATCTGAGTGAAACAGTGGTCAAGGCGGCTTTAAAACAGGCTCAGTTGTCCCTTCCTTTAAGAGATTGTGGAGTCGTTATCGGCTCTAGTCGAGGATGTCAAGGGATTTGGGAGCAAGGGTTAACCGCTTCATGGTTAGATACCCTACCCCACCAAAGCGCGATCGCTGCGGCTCGGCTCATTGAGTCAGAAGGTCCGGTATTAGCTCCTATGGCTGCCTGTGCGACGGGAATGTGGGCAATTGCTCAAGGGGTTGAACTCATTGAGCAGGGGCGATGTGAACGGGTCATTGCTGGCGCTGTGGAATCTCCCATTACTCCCCTAACCTTAGCCAGTTTTGAGAAAATGGGAGCTTTAGCCACTACGGGGTGTTATCCTTTTGATAAACATCGAGAAGGGTTAGTTTTGGGCGAAGGAGGCGCGGTTTTTGTCTTGGAGTCAGAAGCATTAGCTCAAGGTCGTGGCGCGTCTATTTATGGAAGGATATTAGGATTTGGCTTAAGTTGTGATGCCTATCATGTCAGCACCCCAGAACCAAGTTTTAAAAATGCTGCGATCGCGGTTAAATCTTGTTTAGAACGGAGTGGGTTACAACCAAGGGACATTGACTATATTCATACTCATGGGACGAGTACCCAACTTAACGATCGCCGAGAAGCCCAACTGATTCAACAGTTATTTTCTCATCGAGTTGGGGTCAGTTCTACTAAAGGGGCAACAGGGCATACTTTAGGGGCTTCAGGAGCAATGGCTTTAGCTTTTTGTGTTCTGGCGTTGCACCATCAACAGTTACCCCCCTGTGTTGGGTTACGAAACTCGGATTTTGATTTGAATTTTATTACACAACCCTATCAGCAAGATGTTAAATCTGTGTTGTGTTTTTGTTTTGGATTTGGAGGACAAAATGCCATTATTGCCTTAAATAATTGA
- a CDS encoding IMS domain-containing protein, translating to MRIPLDYYRILGIPIQVTDEQLRQAYQDRSLQLPRREYSQGAITARKQLLDEAYEILSDPDKKKEYNAQFLEKTYTIDSESQLDPHSPQTGETQESFLDNHTPWLDIRPEQLIGGLLILQELGEYELVIRQGKACLRTPHEYQSSLSFREDIVLTVALAYLELSREQWQQREYEIAADSGNKGLELLRKEELFFNLQQEIEIDLFKLRPYCILELLALPLTSTQKRKKGLQLLQQMLEQRHGIDGKGEDYSGLNLDDFLRFIQQLRIHLTVEEQHHLFEGEAQRPSAVASYLRVYTQIAQGFAHKEPIYILAALTTLQQLGKRQDVFLEQAICYLLLGQTEKAIFALEQSHERETLEFIKEHSQGAPDLLPGLCLYGERWLQTEVFSHFRDLMKEQASLKKYFADEEVQNYLEELSFENQSDTQPVETDFELSSESSSPVLAQYAQVGWTRETTPSVRESFSHRSQTATEVYGSPQPTTASLFQRQSSSSSKINQKRGYGETFREYTQGNVALNADYEETPSSRSSYRRRRSKSLTPVEPVIEPVIEPQEQLSVIPPSAPRKPVKSKRKTVNKRPLMLAILVLFSLGMGALLLKLLPNSRVSLAGLEGEYLAIGLHHSPLDIPPADAHVIIAGPLTEQNAKLVLQEWLYSKSIAFGKKHQIERLQQVLADPMLSLWENRARSMQKSRSYYQYDHQVDLRSVNLNEQNPDQAVVEAQVKETAKFYQNGKLNQARSYDDNLLIRYELIRQENKWKIQESKIVNNG from the coding sequence GTGCGAATTCCGCTCGACTATTACAGAATCCTGGGTATCCCAATTCAGGTAACGGATGAGCAGTTACGTCAGGCTTATCAAGACCGAAGCTTACAACTGCCTCGTCGTGAATACAGTCAAGGAGCGATTACTGCTCGAAAACAACTGCTCGATGAAGCTTACGAAATTTTGTCCGATCCCGACAAAAAAAAGGAGTATAATGCCCAATTTTTAGAAAAAACTTACACGATTGATTCTGAATCTCAGCTTGATCCCCATTCCCCTCAGACGGGAGAGACTCAAGAGAGTTTCCTAGATAATCATACCCCTTGGCTCGATATTCGCCCTGAACAATTGATCGGTGGATTATTAATCCTGCAAGAGTTAGGAGAATATGAACTGGTCATTCGTCAAGGAAAGGCTTGTTTGAGGACTCCTCACGAGTATCAAAGTAGTTTGTCTTTTCGAGAGGACATCGTTTTAACCGTTGCTCTGGCTTATCTAGAATTAAGTCGAGAACAATGGCAACAACGGGAATATGAAATAGCAGCAGATTCGGGGAACAAAGGTCTAGAATTACTGAGAAAAGAAGAACTTTTTTTCAATCTTCAACAAGAAATTGAAATAGATTTATTTAAATTACGTCCTTATTGTATTTTAGAATTGTTAGCCCTGCCCCTGACCTCTACCCAAAAGAGGAAAAAGGGATTACAGCTATTACAACAAATGTTGGAACAACGTCATGGGATTGATGGCAAGGGAGAAGATTACTCCGGACTCAATCTAGACGACTTTTTACGGTTTATTCAACAGTTAAGAATTCATTTAACCGTAGAAGAACAACACCATCTATTTGAAGGTGAAGCTCAACGTCCCTCAGCCGTAGCCAGTTATTTAAGGGTTTATACCCAAATTGCTCAAGGATTTGCCCACAAAGAACCGATTTATATTCTCGCCGCCCTGACAACCCTTCAGCAATTAGGGAAACGTCAGGATGTTTTTCTAGAGCAAGCGATTTGTTATTTATTACTCGGTCAAACCGAAAAAGCAATTTTTGCCCTAGAACAAAGTCACGAGAGGGAAACTTTAGAATTTATTAAAGAACATTCCCAAGGCGCGCCGGATTTATTGCCCGGATTATGTCTTTATGGGGAACGATGGCTACAAACCGAAGTTTTTTCCCATTTTCGAGATTTAATGAAAGAGCAAGCCTCACTCAAAAAATACTTTGCTGATGAGGAAGTCCAAAATTATTTAGAAGAGTTATCCTTTGAGAATCAATCTGACACTCAACCTGTAGAGACAGATTTTGAGTTAAGTTCAGAATCATCAAGCCCCGTTTTGGCTCAATATGCTCAGGTAGGGTGGACAAGGGAAACAACCCCATCTGTAAGAGAATCCTTTTCTCATCGTTCTCAAACAGCTACAGAAGTTTACGGAAGTCCTCAACCCACAACAGCCTCTCTCTTTCAACGTCAATCGTCTTCTAGCTCTAAAATCAATCAAAAAAGGGGTTATGGAGAAACCTTTAGAGAATATACTCAAGGAAATGTCGCTTTAAATGCTGACTATGAAGAGACTCCCTCAAGCCGTTCGTCTTATCGTCGTCGTCGGAGTAAATCTTTAACCCCTGTTGAGCCTGTCATTGAGCCTGTCATTGAGCCTCAAGAACAATTGAGTGTTATTCCTCCCTCTGCTCCTCGTAAACCGGTTAAATCTAAGCGCAAAACTGTTAACAAACGACCTTTAATGCTAGCCATCCTTGTCTTATTCAGTTTAGGCATGGGGGCACTCTTGTTAAAATTATTGCCCAATAGTCGGGTGTCCCTAGCTGGTTTAGAAGGGGAGTATTTAGCCATCGGACTCCATCATTCTCCTTTGGATATTCCTCCGGCTGATGCTCATGTCATTATTGCTGGCCCCTTGACTGAACAAAATGCCAAACTGGTGTTACAAGAGTGGTTATATAGCAAATCGATCGCGTTTGGGAAAAAACATCAAATTGAGCGTTTACAACAAGTTTTAGCCGATCCTATGCTGTCTTTATGGGAAAATCGCGCCCGGTCTATGCAAAAAAGCCGGAGTTATTATCAATACGACCATCAAGTTGATCTCCGTTCAGTTAATCTTAATGAGCAAAATCCCGATCAAGCCGTTGTAGAAGCTCAAGTCAAGGAAACCGCTAAGTTTTATCAAAATGGGAAACTCAATCAAGCCCGTTCCTATGATGATAATTTGCTAATTCGTTATGAATTAATTCGTCAGGAAAATAAATGGAAAATTCAAGAAAGCAAAATAGTTAATAATGGATAA
- the pdhA gene encoding pyruvate dehydrogenase (acetyl-transferring) E1 component subunit alpha, whose translation MVSERTLPTFNNAAVDISKEEGLILYEDMVLGRMFEDKCAEMYYRGQMFGFVHLYNGQEAVSTGIIKALRPDEDYVCSTYRDHVHGLSCGIPAKEVMAELFGKETGCSKGRGGSMHLFSEKHRLLGGFAFVAEGIPVATGAAFQTRYRRDALGDPNADQVTVCFFGDGASNNGQFFECLNMSALWKLPIIYVVENNKWAIGMAHNRATSQPEVYKKASVFDLPGVEVDGMDVLAVRNVAKEAIARARAGEGPTLIEALTYRFRGHSLADPDELRSSDEKQFWSARDPISRFGSFLLEHDLATQEELTEIEKKVQKVIEDAVKFAQESPEPDPSELRRYIFAEDE comes from the coding sequence ATGGTTTCCGAACGGACTTTACCTACTTTTAACAATGCAGCCGTCGATATTAGTAAAGAAGAAGGTCTTATCCTTTATGAGGATATGGTCTTGGGACGGATGTTTGAGGACAAATGTGCCGAAATGTATTACCGAGGCCAAATGTTTGGGTTTGTCCATCTTTATAACGGTCAAGAGGCTGTTTCTACAGGGATTATTAAAGCTTTACGTCCCGATGAAGATTATGTCTGTAGTACCTATCGGGATCATGTTCATGGCCTCAGTTGTGGCATTCCGGCTAAAGAAGTGATGGCAGAATTATTCGGCAAAGAAACTGGCTGTAGTAAAGGGCGGGGTGGCTCGATGCACCTGTTTTCTGAAAAGCATCGTTTATTAGGGGGGTTTGCTTTTGTGGCTGAGGGGATTCCGGTGGCTACAGGAGCGGCTTTTCAAACCCGATATCGTCGAGATGCTCTGGGCGATCCGAATGCGGATCAGGTGACGGTTTGTTTCTTTGGGGATGGAGCGTCTAATAATGGTCAGTTTTTTGAGTGTCTCAATATGTCCGCTTTGTGGAAATTGCCCATTATTTATGTGGTAGAAAACAATAAATGGGCGATCGGTATGGCTCATAACCGGGCGACTTCTCAGCCTGAAGTCTATAAAAAGGCCAGCGTTTTTGATTTGCCTGGGGTTGAAGTTGATGGAATGGATGTTTTAGCGGTTCGTAATGTGGCTAAAGAGGCGATCGCCCGGGCCCGAGCCGGAGAAGGGCCGACGCTCATTGAAGCGTTAACTTATCGTTTCCGAGGTCATTCCCTTGCCGATCCCGATGAGCTAAGATCCTCTGATGAAAAGCAATTTTGGTCGGCCAGAGATCCCATTAGCCGTTTTGGCTCATTTTTGTTAGAGCATGATTTAGCCACTCAAGAAGAATTGACTGAAATTGAGAAAAAAGTTCAGAAAGTTATTGAAGATGCCGTAAAATTTGCTCAGGAAAGCCCTGAACCCGATCCTAGTGAGTTACGTCGCTATATTTTTGCTGAAGATGAATAA
- a CDS encoding peptidylprolyl isomerase, which yields MGKFMQRWLTLIFCLVVLSSFALVSCSSNPEISSEVNTPNSAPQSTSTTANAGNLAMSNYTPRLDGKATVEMTVNGSPITIEVDGENAPITAGNFVDLVERGFYNGLTFHRVVKDPQPFVAQGGDPQGTGTGGFVDPQSKKPRYVPLEIKLEGQEQPVYSKAIGRQAGFSAPPVALTHKKGAIAMARSQAPDSASSQFYFALSDIDFLDGDYAVFGYVTEGMDVVEGIKQGDRIQSAKVTSGLDNLKK from the coding sequence ATGGGAAAATTTATGCAACGTTGGTTAACTTTGATCTTCTGTTTGGTTGTTTTGAGCAGTTTTGCTTTAGTTAGCTGTTCGAGCAATCCAGAGATTTCTTCAGAGGTCAATACCCCTAATTCAGCCCCTCAGTCAACCTCTACTACTGCAAATGCAGGCAATTTAGCTATGAGTAACTACACCCCACGCCTCGACGGAAAAGCAACAGTTGAGATGACGGTGAATGGTTCTCCTATCACTATTGAAGTCGATGGAGAAAATGCTCCCATTACTGCCGGCAATTTTGTCGATCTCGTTGAGCGTGGATTCTATAACGGACTCACCTTTCACCGAGTGGTCAAAGATCCTCAGCCGTTTGTCGCTCAAGGGGGAGATCCTCAAGGCACTGGAACTGGAGGATTTGTCGATCCTCAAAGCAAAAAACCTCGCTATGTTCCCCTAGAAATTAAATTAGAGGGACAAGAACAACCCGTCTACAGTAAAGCCATCGGAAGACAGGCAGGATTTTCGGCCCCTCCAGTGGCTTTAACCCACAAAAAAGGCGCTATTGCGATGGCTCGTTCTCAAGCTCCTGATTCCGCTTCCTCTCAGTTTTATTTTGCTCTTTCAGATATAGACTTCCTTGATGGGGATTATGCCGTATTTGGCTATGTCACTGAAGGAATGGATGTGGTAGAAGGCATTAAACAGGGCGATCGCATTCAATCCGCTAAAGTGACCTCTGGGTTAGACAATCTGAAAAAGTGA
- the psbD gene encoding photosystem II D2 protein (photosystem q(a) protein) — MTIAVGRAPVERGWFDVVDDWLKRDRFVFIGWSGLLLFPCAYMALGGWLTGTTFVTSWYTHGLASSYLEGCNFLTVAVSTPADSMGHSILFLWGPEAQGDFTRWCQIGGLWPFVALHGAFALIGFMLRQFEISRLVGIRPYNAIAFSAPIAVFVSVFLMYPLGQSSWFFAPSFGVAGIFRFILFVQGFHNFTLNPFHMMGVAGVLGGALLCAIHGATVENTLFQDGDEANTFRAFEPTQAEETYSMVTANRFWSQIFGIAFSNKRWLHFFMLFVPVTGLWMASIGIIGIALNLRAYDFVSQELRAAEDPEFETFYTKNILLNEGLRAWMAPQDQPHQNFVFPEEVLPRGNAL; from the coding sequence ATGACTATTGCAGTCGGACGTGCCCCAGTCGAAAGAGGCTGGTTTGATGTAGTCGATGACTGGCTCAAGCGCGATCGCTTTGTCTTCATCGGTTGGTCTGGTTTATTACTTTTCCCCTGTGCTTACATGGCACTAGGGGGATGGTTAACCGGGACGACTTTTGTCACCTCCTGGTATACTCACGGGTTAGCCAGTTCTTACTTAGAAGGATGTAACTTCTTGACCGTAGCGGTTTCTACTCCTGCTGACAGTATGGGTCACTCCATTCTGTTCCTGTGGGGGCCAGAAGCTCAAGGAGATTTCACCCGTTGGTGTCAAATTGGCGGATTATGGCCGTTTGTCGCCCTTCACGGAGCTTTCGCACTGATTGGCTTCATGTTACGTCAGTTTGAAATTTCTCGTTTAGTCGGCATCCGTCCTTACAACGCTATTGCTTTCTCTGCGCCTATTGCGGTATTCGTATCAGTATTCCTGATGTACCCCTTGGGACAGTCTAGCTGGTTCTTTGCGCCTAGCTTCGGAGTAGCGGGAATCTTCCGTTTCATCCTGTTTGTACAAGGATTCCACAACTTCACCCTCAACCCCTTCCACATGATGGGAGTAGCGGGTGTACTCGGTGGAGCTTTACTTTGTGCCATTCACGGAGCAACGGTAGAAAATACCCTGTTCCAAGATGGGGACGAAGCGAACACCTTCAGAGCATTTGAACCCACCCAAGCGGAAGAAACCTATTCAATGGTGACCGCAAACCGTTTCTGGTCACAAATCTTTGGAATTGCGTTTTCTAACAAACGTTGGTTACACTTCTTCATGTTATTTGTGCCCGTAACCGGATTATGGATGGCGAGTATCGGCATCATCGGAATTGCCCTGAACTTACGGGCCTATGACTTTGTTTCACAAGAATTACGGGCTGCTGAAGACCCAGAGTTTGAAACATTCTATACTAAAAACATTCTGCTGAACGAAGGGTTAAGAGCTTGGATGGCTCCCCAAGATCAGCCTCACCAAAATTTTGTCTTCCCTGAGGAGGTTCTGCCCCGTGGTAACGCTCTCTAA
- the psbC gene encoding photosystem II reaction center protein CP43 — MVTLSNTSVGSRDFNSTGFAWWAGNARLINLSGKLLGAHVAHAGLIVFWAGAMTLFEVAHFIPEKPMYEQGLILLPHLATLGWGVGPAGEVIDTFPYFVVGVLHLISSAVLGFGGIYHALRGPEILEEYSSFFGYDWKDKNQMTNIIGYHLILLGCGALLLVFKAMFFGGVYDTWAPGGGDVRVITNPTLNPAVIFGYLTKAPFGGEGWIISVNNMEDIIGGHIWVGLICIAGGIWHILTKPFGWARRAFIWSGEAYLSYSLGALSLMGFIASVYVWFNNTAYPSEFYGPTGMEASQSQAFTFLVRDQRLGANIGSAQGPTGLGKYLMRSPTGEIIFGGETMRFWDFRGPWLEPLRGPNGLDLDKLRNDVQPWQIRRAAEYMTHAPLGSLNSVGGVITDVNSFNYVSPRAWLATSHFTLAFFFLVGHLWHAGRARAAAAGFEKGIDRETEPVLSMPDLD; from the coding sequence GTGGTAACGCTCTCTAATACTTCTGTTGGCAGTCGTGACTTTAACTCTACCGGGTTTGCTTGGTGGGCAGGTAATGCTCGTCTAATCAACCTCTCCGGTAAGTTACTCGGCGCTCACGTTGCTCATGCTGGTTTAATTGTTTTCTGGGCGGGTGCTATGACCCTATTTGAAGTAGCACACTTTATCCCTGAAAAGCCCATGTACGAGCAGGGTTTAATTCTTCTCCCTCACCTAGCCACTCTAGGTTGGGGTGTTGGCCCTGCCGGTGAAGTCATTGATACTTTCCCTTACTTCGTCGTTGGAGTTTTACACTTAATCTCTTCTGCTGTTCTCGGTTTCGGTGGAATTTACCACGCTTTAAGAGGCCCTGAAATTTTAGAAGAATATTCCAGTTTCTTCGGTTATGACTGGAAAGATAAAAACCAAATGACCAACATTATTGGTTATCACCTAATTCTTTTAGGATGTGGTGCTTTACTGTTGGTGTTTAAAGCCATGTTCTTTGGCGGTGTATATGATACCTGGGCCCCCGGTGGGGGAGATGTCCGGGTGATCACCAACCCCACTCTCAACCCTGCGGTGATCTTTGGCTATTTGACCAAAGCTCCTTTCGGTGGAGAAGGTTGGATCATCAGCGTCAACAACATGGAAGATATTATCGGTGGACACATTTGGGTTGGTTTAATTTGTATTGCTGGCGGTATCTGGCACATCTTAACCAAGCCTTTCGGTTGGGCCCGTCGTGCTTTCATCTGGTCTGGTGAAGCTTATCTTTCCTACAGCTTAGGCGCGTTGTCCTTAATGGGCTTCATCGCTTCCGTTTATGTTTGGTTTAACAACACTGCTTATCCTAGTGAGTTCTATGGCCCTACTGGGATGGAAGCATCTCAATCTCAAGCGTTTACCTTCTTGGTTCGTGACCAACGTTTAGGAGCTAACATCGGTTCTGCTCAAGGTCCTACTGGGTTAGGTAAATACTTAATGCGTTCTCCTACTGGGGAAATCATCTTCGGTGGTGAAACCATGCGTTTCTGGGACTTCCGTGGCCCTTGGTTAGAGCCTCTTCGTGGTCCTAATGGTCTTGACCTCGATAAATTAAGAAACGACGTTCAACCTTGGCAAATTCGCCGCGCTGCTGAGTACATGACTCACGCTCCTTTAGGGTCTTTAAACTCTGTGGGTGGAGTTATCACTGACGTTAACTCTTTCAACTATGTATCTCCCCGCGCTTGGTTGGCAACCTCTCACTTTACTCTCGCTTTCTTCTTCCTAGTTGGGCACTTGTGGCACGCTGGACGCGCCCGCGCTGCTGCGGCTGGGTTCGAGAAAGGGATCGATCGTGAGACTGAACCCGTTCTCTCTATGCCTGATCTTGACTAA
- a CDS encoding iron-containing redox enzyme family protein: MNSQIFKEESSVSQSFNYKEAEQQFIKLLETENLDKQVYENPERVRELEAAIAHALTTAYNSSSQGNNTDEAHLFLHRILYRINRLNLFWYDDLEHYKNERSFYLQWVRNRIEEVWQAWELSHLDRVQLQQTDIKQALIERGEADLNPPISENKQYLREQISVEGYRHLLMIASLDGLVEASRLSRILGGASNEVQATLIRVLLEEYGNGRLKRKHSTFFAQMMAELGLKTEPEAYLNLVPWEVLACINHNFLLTECKRHFLRYNGGLTYFEIVGPSIYQDYMRAAQRLQLSQTAMGYWELHIREDERHGEWMLQQVALPLVEQYPEKAWELLLGYDQEKLMGDRAGSAVVKAIKSNS; encoded by the coding sequence TTGAATAGTCAAATATTTAAAGAAGAATCTTCTGTCTCTCAATCTTTTAACTACAAAGAAGCAGAGCAACAATTTATTAAACTTTTAGAAACGGAAAATTTAGATAAACAGGTATATGAAAACCCAGAACGGGTAAGAGAATTAGAAGCAGCGATCGCTCACGCTTTAACAACAGCTTATAATAGCTCTTCCCAAGGAAATAATACAGACGAAGCCCATTTATTTTTACACCGAATTCTCTATAGAATTAATCGGCTTAATTTATTTTGGTACGATGATTTAGAGCATTATAAAAATGAGCGATCGTTCTATTTACAGTGGGTGAGAAACCGAATTGAGGAGGTATGGCAAGCGTGGGAACTTTCTCATTTAGATAGAGTTCAATTGCAACAAACTGATATTAAGCAAGCATTAATAGAACGAGGTGAGGCAGATTTAAACCCTCCTATAAGCGAGAATAAGCAATATTTACGGGAACAGATTTCAGTAGAAGGTTATCGACATTTGTTAATGATTGCTTCTCTCGATGGGTTAGTAGAGGCCAGTCGTTTATCGAGAATTCTTGGGGGTGCAAGTAATGAAGTTCAAGCAACTTTAATCCGAGTCTTATTAGAAGAGTATGGAAATGGCCGTCTAAAACGGAAACATTCTACTTTTTTTGCTCAAATGATGGCAGAATTAGGGTTAAAAACTGAACCAGAAGCTTACTTAAATCTTGTTCCTTGGGAAGTTTTAGCCTGTATTAATCACAATTTCTTGCTCACTGAATGTAAACGTCATTTTTTACGCTACAACGGCGGATTGACTTATTTTGAAATTGTCGGCCCTTCTATTTATCAAGATTATATGAGGGCGGCGCAAAGGCTACAACTGTCCCAGACAGCGATGGGGTATTGGGAATTACACATCCGAGAAGATGAACGTCACGGTGAATGGATGTTACAACAAGTCGCCTTACCTCTAGTTGAACAATACCCGGAGAAGGCTTGGGAGTTGCTCCTCGGTTACGATCAAGAGAAATTGATGGGCGATCGCGCTGGTTCTGCGGTTGTAAAAGCGATCAAATCCAACAGTTAA
- a CDS encoding ABA4-like family protein, whose product MNITQLFDFANLFVLPFWGLMILLPNWGVTQKVMKSYLPFLVLAGVYIYYFINSVNAIPSDSTGALLNPQLSDIARFFSNEAVAAAGWAHFLTLDLFLGRWIYWQGQETGIFTVHSLILCLFAGPIGLLSHILTVWMTLLFFTSKNQETASDPTTSEA is encoded by the coding sequence ATGAACATTACACAACTGTTTGATTTTGCCAATCTTTTTGTTTTGCCTTTTTGGGGATTGATGATTCTATTGCCTAACTGGGGAGTCACACAAAAGGTCATGAAATCTTATTTACCCTTTCTTGTGTTGGCTGGAGTGTATATTTATTATTTTATCAATTCTGTCAATGCTATTCCCTCAGATTCTACTGGAGCATTGCTTAATCCTCAATTGAGTGACATTGCTCGTTTTTTTTCTAATGAGGCGGTGGCGGCTGCCGGATGGGCGCATTTTTTGACTTTAGATTTATTTTTGGGAAGATGGATTTATTGGCAAGGTCAGGAAACAGGCATTTTCACGGTTCATTCTTTGATCCTATGTTTGTTTGCCGGGCCAATTGGGTTACTATCTCATATTCTCACGGTTTGGATGACTCTATTGTTTTTTACTTCTAAAAATCAGGAAACTGCTTCTGATCCTACCACTTCTGAAGCTTAG